In Amphiura filiformis chromosome 1, Afil_fr2py, whole genome shotgun sequence, the following are encoded in one genomic region:
- the LOC140153323 gene encoding bile acid-CoA:amino acid N-acyltransferase-like, which yields MASAHSPSTTSRPEVSIAASPRNTLMYERVTIEVKGLMPGEAITLRTYFHDEGKKFESHAHYRSDVNGKVNTSKQGSEGGQYTGVEPMGLFWSMTACPNHKYGTRYMKNDVTKPLLVNITVHCGHLDSSQCRHDVNPIATTSVERWYMNTNVERFEVRAGRVRGTLLKPKGPGPFPAVIDMFGGVRPGCNEIRAAPLATKGYVAFALAYFGGEGQPPKLEDTKCLEMEYFEEATDWLSRQPYVQAGGIGTIGICKGGEMALAMAIHFPEKIRATIAFSTAGIFNVCPTSYKGEFFPHAEYDLHHDNYQQMATIMNQISFAPDGALITRDISPDTKLLERYQKFEKIQCPALIICGDHDGSVNWTNNGRIIAEKIQTNGHNNDCELVVYPGGGHLIEPPQAPLCITSYQPPWGLIHWGGIPAQHAHVQDEAWTKMLAFLEHNLRCDSQSIPASKL from the exons ATGGCTAGTGCGCATTCGCCAAGTACAACGAGCAGACCGGAAGTATCAATAGCAGCTTCCCCTCGCAATACTCTTATGTACGAAAGAGTTACCATTGAAGTAAAAGGGTTAATGCCCGGCGAAGCTATTACGTTAAGGACTTACTTTCATGATGAAGGGAAGAAATTTGAATCTCATGCACATTATAGGAGCGATGTTAATGGCAAAGTGAACACGAGTAAGCAAGGGTCTGAAGGTGGGCAGTATACAG GAGTGGAGCCGATGGGTTTGTTTTGGAGCATGACGGCATGTCCTAATCATAAATATGGGACACGGTATATGAAAAATGACGTGACAAAACCTCTGCTCGTCAATATCACAGTACACTGTGGACATTTGGATAGCAGTCAATGTCGTCATGATGTAAACCCAATAGCTACTACCTCTGTGGAAAGATGGTACATGAATACAAATGTCGAGAGATTTGAAGTGCGTGCAGGTAGAGTTAGAGGAACTTTGCTGAAACCAAAAG gTCCTGGTCCATTCCCAGCAGTTATAGACATGTTTGGTGGCGTTAGACCTGGATGCAATGAAATAAGGGCAGCTCCTTTAGCTACTAAAGGTTACGTTGCATTTGCACTGGCGTATTTTGGCGGTGAAGGGCAACCTCCTAAGCTGGAGGATACGAAGTGcttagaaatggaatattttgaG GAGGCTACTGATTGGCTATCACGTCAGCCTTATGTCCAAGCAGGTGGTATTGGCACAATCGGAATTTGCAAAGGTGGCGAAATGGCATTGGCTATGGCGATACACTTTCCTGAAAAG ATTAGGGCAACAATTGCATTTTCCACTGCTGGGATCTTTAATGTGTGTCCAACTTCTTACAAAGGAGAATTCTTTCCACACGCTGA ATATGATTTACATCACGATAACTATCAGCAGATGGCAACTATTATGAATCAAATATCATTTGCACCTGATGGTGCCCTCATTACAAGGGATATTTCTCCTGATACTAAGCTTCTAGAAAGGTATCAAAAG TTCGAAAAAATCCAATGTCCAGCGCTTATCATTTGTGGAGATCACGATGGGTCTGTGAATTGGACCAACAATGGCCGAATAATAGCTGAAAAGATCCAAACAAACGGTCATAACAATGACTGTGAACTAGTAGTATATCCAGGAGGCGGGCACCTGATTGAACCACCTCAGGCACCATTGTGCATCACCTCATATCAGCCACCATGGG gATTAATCCATTGGGGTGGAATACCAGCACAACATGCACATGTGCAAGATGAAGCATGGACAAAGATGCTTGCCTTCCTTGAACACAATCTACGTTGTGATAGTCAATCCATTCCAGCAAGTAAGCTATAG